In Phlebotomus papatasi isolate M1 chromosome 1, Ppap_2.1, whole genome shotgun sequence, the following proteins share a genomic window:
- the LOC129810450 gene encoding splicing factor 3A subunit 1 — translation MPSIEAENPPAAEDGPKEENRTLSGPIIGIIYPPPEVRNIVDKTASFVARNGPEFEARIRQNEIGNPKFNFLNAGDPYHAYYQHKVVEFRDGKGPSDPTAHLPAGIQKLSVSSSAHQKQQELLKQVAEQQFVPKDPPAEFEFIADPPSISALDLDIVKLTAQFVARNGRQFLTNLMNREQRNYQFDFLRPQHSLFQYFTKLLEQYTKILIPPKDLMNKLKAEAAPGKSSLNVVLESAKYRANWIKYQEAQRKREEEKVERERVAYAQIDWHDFVVVEIVDYQPYETGNFPPPTTPDEVGARVLMEERIHEDDDIEMQIESDEESSAPAAGVKLSTMEDRTSIKYTNTKDNNQVQDMDEASSDEDDRGAAKGQPSVAAPLPPTHDKVVVKKYDPKQAHTVPKPAPITDDFLISPITGEKIPASKVAEHMRIGLLDPRWVEQRDKHTVEKLTQDNVYAAGTAIEASLKQLAERRTDIFGIGDEETMIGKKLGEEETKKDDRVTWDGHTSSVEAATRAARANITLEDQIHQIHKVKGLLPDEEKEKIGPKPVTSATSIASKASITMSSQPPASQPTIVVPPKPPAVMAHQAPPMPHPHPNPVPVMMMPMRPPPMMPTPFQVGFLPQMGPPQGAPMPGPPLMEAPQQPPPMQPPVEDEPPSKKSRTEDHLVPEAQFLQRHKGPITIQVQVPSMTEKSEWRLNGQTVSITLALTDTIAAMKGKLQDETGMPPAKQKISYEGMFFKDSNSLAYYNLLSGATVLLALKERGGRKK, via the exons ATGCCTTCAATTGAAGCGGAAAATCCACCAGCTGCTGAAGATGGTCCTAAGGAAGAGAATAGAACACTTTCTGGACCAATTATTGGAATAATCTACCCTCCACCGGAGGTTAGAA ATATTGTTGATAAAACTGCGAGTTTTGTTGCAAGAAATGGTCCAGAATTTGAAGCGAGGATTAGGCAGAATGAAATTGGAAATCCCAAGTTTAATTTTCTCAATGCCGGAGATCCCTATCATGCCTACTACCAGCACAAGGTTGTGGAATTTCGGGATGGTAAGGGTCCCAGTGATCCGACAGCTCATTTGCCAGCTGGCATCCAGAAGTTGTCTGTGAGTTCGTCGGCACATCAGAAGCAGCAGGAATTGCTGAAGCAAGTGGCTGAGCAGCAATTTGTACCGAAAGATCCTCCggctgaatttgaatttatagcTGATCCCCCATCAATTTCTGCCCTAGATCTGGACATTGTCAAGTTAACAGCTCAATTTGTAGCCCGAAATGGTCGGCAATTCCTCACGAATTTGATGAATCGCGAACAGAGAAATTACCAATTTGACTTTCTCCGGCCACAGCATTCGCTCTTTCAGTACTTCACGAAGCTCCTGGAGCAGTACACAAAAATCCTCATTCCACCAAAGGATCTCATGAATAAGCTAAAGGCTGAGGCAGCCCCAGGGAAAAGTAGCCTGAATGTCGTACTGGAGAGTGCAAAGTATCGAGCGAATTGGATTAAATACCAGGAGGCGCAGAGGAAGCGGGAAGAGGAGAAAGTTGAGCGGGAAAGAGTGGCTTATGCCCAGATTGATTGGCATGATTTTGTCGTGGTGGAAATTGTTGATTATCAACCCTATGAAACGGGCAATTTTCCACCGCCAACGACACCCGATGAAGTCGGGGCTCGTGTCCTGATGGAAGAACGGATTCACGAGGATGATGACATTGAGATGCAAATTGAGTCAGATGAGGAGTCCAGTGCACCAGCAGCGGGCGTTAAGTTGTCCACAATGGAGGATCGTACGAGTATCAAATATACCAATACTAAGGATAACAATCAGGTGCAGGATATGGATGAGGCATCCAGTGATGAAGATGACCGTGGTGCAGCTAAGGGTCAACCTTCTGTGGCTGCTCCACTTCCGCCGACGCACGATAAGGTGGTGGTCAAAAAGTATGATCCCAAGCAGGCTCACACGGTGCCCAAACCAGCTCCAATCACCGATGATTTCCTCATTTCGCCCATCACAGGCGAGAAGATTCCGGCCTCCAAGGTGGCTGAACACATGCGAATTGGTCTACTGGATCCACGTTGGGTGGAACAGAGGGATAAGCATACTGTGGAGAAACTCACGCAGGACAATGTCTATGCAGCAGGAACGGCCATTGAGGCGAGTTTGAAGCAACTGGCAGAGCGTCGTACAGATATCTTTGGTATTGGTGATGAGGAGACGATGATTGGCAAAAAATTGGGTGAGGAGGAAACCAAGAAGGATGACAGAGTGACATGGGATGGTCATACGTCGAGTGTTGAGGCAGCTACAAGGGCTGCTCGGGCCAATATCACACTGGAGGATCAGATTCATCAGATTCACAAGGTCAAGGGACTCCTGCCGGATGAGGAGAAGGAGAAAATTGGACCTAAACCTGTGACTTCAGCCACTAGCATTGCCTCAAAAGCTTCGATTACGATGTCATCGCAGCCTCCGGCATCCCAGCCGACGATTGTTGTACCCCCAAAGCCACCAGCAGTTATGGCTCATCAGGCACCTCCCATGCCACATCCGCATCCCAACCCTGTTCCCGTCATGATGATGCCAATGCGGCCGCCGCCGATGATGC CAACACCGTTCCAAGTGGGATTTCTGCCTCAGATGGGTCCACCACAGGGTGCTCCAATGCCAGGACCTCCTCTCATGGAGGCACCACAGCAGCCTCCACCTATGCAGCCGCCTGTGGAGGATGAACCACCCAGCAAGAAGTCTCGCACTGAAGATCATCTGGTCCCTGAGGCGCAATTCTTGCAGCGTCATAAGGGTCCAATCACCATTCAGGTGCAGGTGCCGAGTATGACTGAGAAGTCAGAATGGCGTCTCAATGGACAGACGGTGTCCATTACCCTAGCCCTTACGGATACCATTGCGGCCATGAAGGGGAAACTGCAAGATGAGACGGGAATGCCACCGGCTAAgcagaaaatttcctatgaaggAATGTTCTTCAAGGATTCCAATTCATTGGCGTACTACAATCTCTTGAGTGGTGCCACGGTTCTCTTGGCACTCAAGGAACGTGGTGGAAGGAAGAAgtaa
- the LOC129810441 gene encoding kinesin-like protein Klp98A isoform X1, whose amino-acid sequence MSSLKVIVAVRVRPFNSRELDMGANSIVQMDGKMTRLVKPRTPASNGAVCRDPLSKDNYNEFTFDYSYWSFDHKDEHYVSQEEVYEDLGTDVINCAFQGYNCCVFAYGQTGSGKTFTMMGNAENLGLIPRICKSLFARMKVGQEAGTGYKTHVSYLEIYNERVKDLLGSHSSTHGLRVREHKTTGPYVENLSQHPVSDYEEIKECITKGNILRTTASTNMNDTSSRSHAIFTITFVQAGFTDDMPSETVSKIHLVDLAGSERANATGATGQRLKEGAHINKSLVTLGSVISALAEQTNPTNNKRILYIPYRDSVLTWLLKDSLGGNSKTIMIAAISPADCNYGETLSTLRYANRAKNIINKPTINIDPNVKLIRELREEIMKLRAMLTVDNVEELTSKVLQDLQKKEAQEKVLTEEWTEKWREAQMILREQKSLGLRKSGYGVILDSEMPHLIGIHDDISTGVTLYSLKEGETTIGTDENDNPQDIVLTGMGIHPEHCRIILSDGIATIWPTLPAQCWLNANLIEEPTRISQGDILLLGRTNMFRYNNPAEAAKLRMDLNRSRLDLSRLSLIAASRENLNSSFMSDDESMFSVKREKIYCPQEMVCRDDAEVQEENRKILETIGSALKQLNAERSQMHHQHRMKVAKLSRELNELIQEKKSQEAIFHCREQELNARREMLLWEKSNEEVQMEIIIRQKCALQAQLDSKKRDFFEYVARELQELSDCGKLDEHDIKMLEDNPQPEDTSNLLLSVTQNLDNSAAQFLKETVKKNKDEIDKMEKALMEKDQILSESDKKMKMLDGKLTDLDAENQALLFERSHIDIEVLNLKKQSMSLNLKKTTDADAQTDMVNASDGSKTMDTSETYHTATSNCSIPSQLLFTPDSKTCEPFPRHGIMCDSGVSVDTNKTQEKSPKDLMRQCEEDQLSCISCDNSNGSDTAIQLQKLREQIASQKAHIMKTLETDCSDKQELDELIFQLQELQKQKQQLKTELDAIQQPEEHNDVPESLNGSDDCANSSNIAPLGLYENSLYGTSTIAQSLSSIEAPYPQQDAENYVSIPTFIMRGAGKQTHYEYEVKVCLPDGRWTLLRRYSRFRELHNSMKNLYGEKVKDIPFPRREIFGSKSESVAKSRRRYLEAYLRRLLVVCAKIPQCPIYEGAGGCGVTKQSLVEFSAFFKKGLFESGKHGTG is encoded by the exons ATGAGTTCTCTGAAAGTGATTGTAGCTGTACGGGTGCGACCGTTTAATTCTAG GGAACTCGACATGGGGGCCAATTCCATTGTCCAGATGGATGGAAAAATGACGAGATTGGTCAAGCCAAGGACTCCTGCCAGCAATGGGGCTGTTTGTAGGGATCCCCTGTCCAAGGATAATTACAATGAGTTCACATTTGATTATTCATATTGGTCCTTTGACCATAAGGATGAACATTATGTGTCCCAAGAAGAAGTTTATGAAGATTTGGGTACTGATGTAATTAACTGCGCATTTCAAG GGTACAATTGTTGCGTTTTTGCCTATGGACAGACGGGAAGTGGTAAGACTTTTACGATGATGGGAAATGCAGAAAATCTGGGACTCATTCCCAGAATCTGCAAGTCTCTCTTTGCCCGCATGAAAGTTGGTCAGGAAGCTGGAACTGGCTACAAGACCCATGTGAGTTATCTGGAAATCTACAATGAACGAGTGAAGGATCTCCTGGGATCACATTCCTCGACACATGGCCTTCGGGTCAGGGAGCATAAAACCACGGGGCCGTATGTGGAGAATCTGTCACAGCATCCCGTGAGTGACTATGAGGAGATCAAAGAATGCATTACCAAAGGGAATATCCTGCGTACTACGGCCAGTACCAATATGAATGACACTAGCAGTCGAAGTCATGCCATTTTCACCATCACATTCGTCCAGGCGGGCTTCACGGATGACATGCCGAGTGAGACTGTGAGTAAGATTCACCTGGTAGATCTCGCAGGGAGTGAACGGGCAAATGCAACAGGAGCAACGGGTCAGAGACTCAAGGAAGGGGCTCATATCAATAAATCCCTCGTGACACTGGGCAGTGTAATTTCTGCCCTGGCTGAACAAACAAATCCCACGAATAACAAGAGAATCCTCTATATTCCCTATCGGGATTCCGTGCTCACGTGGCTACTGAAGGATTCTCTGGGCGGCAATAGCAAAACCATCATGATTGCTGCCATCTCCCCGGCTGATTGCAATTACGGTGAGACTCTGAGTACTCTCAGGTATGCCAATCGAGCGAAGAATATCATCAACAAACCCACAATCAACATTGATCCTAATGTCAAGTTGATCCGGGAATTGCGCGAGGAGATCATGAAGCTACGTGCAATGCTGACGGTGGATAATGTTGAGGAGCTTACGTCGAAAGTGTTGCAGGATTTGCAGAAAAAAGAAGCCCAGGAGAAGGTGCTCACGGAGGAATGGACAGAAAAATGGCGAGAGGCCCAGATGATTCTCCGAGAACAGAAATCTCTAGGTCTGCGAAAATCAGGCTACGGGGTCATCTTGGACTCGGAAATGCCTCATCTGATTGGGATTCACGACGATATCAGCACAGGTGTTACTCTGTACAGCCTGAAGGAGGGCGAGACTACCATAGGAACAGATGAGAATGACAATCCACAGGATATTGTGCTAACAGGCATGGGAATTCACCCGGAACACTGCAGGATCATCCTTTCGGATGGAATTGCAACCATCTGGCCAACATTACCCGCTCAGTGTTGGCTCAATGCAAATCTAATAGAAGAACCCACGAGGATCTCCCAGGGAGACATTCTGCTCCTGGGCCGAACCAATATGTTCAGGTACAACAATCCAGCCGAAGCGGCAAAGCTGAGAATGGACCTAAATAGATCACGACTCGATCTATCACGATTGTCCCTGATTGCGGCATCCCGGGAGAATCTCAATAGTAGCTTCATGAGTGACGATGAATCCATGTTCAGTGTCAAGCGCGAGAAGATCTATTGCCCTCAAGAAATGGTTTGCCGAGATGATGCAGAGGTGCAGGAGGAAAATCGCAAGATACTCGAAACAATTGGCAGTGCCCTTAAGCAATTAAATGCCGAACGGAGTCAAATGCACCATCAGCATCGAATGAAGGTGGCCAAATTGTCCAGAGAACTCAATGAACTCATTCAGGAGAAGAAGagccaagaagcaatttttcacTGTCGTGAGCAAGAGCTCAATGCACGTCGGGAAATGTTGCTGTGGGAAAAAAGCAATGAGGAGGTTCAG ATGGAAATTATAATAAGACAAAAATGCGCCTTGCAGGCCCAGCTCGATTCGAAAAAGCGAGACTTTTTTGAATATGTAGCCAGAGAACTGCAAGAGTTATCTGATTGTGGTAAATTAGATGAg CATGACATTAAGATGCTGGAAGATAATCCTCAGCCAGAAGACACGAGTAATTTACTGTTGAGTGTGACACAGAATTTAGATAATTCTGCAGCACAATTTCTCAAAGAAACTGTGAAGAAAAAT AAAGACGAAATtgacaaaatggaaaaagcttTAATGGAGAAAGACCAAATTCTAAGCGAaagtgataaaaagatgaagaTGTTAGATGGAAAGTTGACTGATTTAGATGCTGAAAATCAAGCACTCTTATTTGAAAGATCTCATATTGATATTGAAGTACTCAATTTAAAGAAGCAGAG CATGTCACTTAACTTGAAGAAGACTACTGATGCCGATGCACAGACTGACATGGTTAATGCGTCCGATGGTTCCAAGACAATGGATACCTCTGAAACATATCATACAGCAACATCAAATTGTTCAATTCCTTCCCAATTGCTCTTTACGCCAGATTCGAAAACGTGTGAACCCTTTCCGAGGCATGGCATTATGTGTGACAGTGGTGTCAGTGTAGATACTAATAAGACACAGGAAAAGTCTCCTAAGGATCTGATGAGACAATGTGAGGAAGATCAATTGTCTTGCATTTCCTGTGATAATTCCAATGGATCTGATACAGCAATTCAGTTGCAGAAATTACGTGAGCAAATTGCTTCGCAAAAGGCTCATATCATGAAGACTCTGGAAACTGATTGTAGTGATAAGCAGGAGTTGGATGAGTTGATATTTCAGTTGCAGGAGCTGCAGAAGCAGAAACAGCAACTCAAGACGGAATTGGATGCCATTCAGCAACCTGAGGAGCACAATGATGTCCCTGAGAGTCTCAATGGGAGCGATGACTGTGCAAATTCGTCCAATATTGCACCATTGGGACTCTATGAGAATTCTCTCTATGGTACTAGTACCATAGCCCAATCCCTGTCGTCTATAGAGGCACCGTATCCACAGCAGGATGCTGAAAATTACGTAAGTATCCCGACTTTTATAATGCGCGGAGCAGGGAAACAGACACACTATGAGTATGAGGTGAAAGTATGCCTCCCAGATGGCCGATGGACTCTCCTGCGACGCTACAGTCGCTTCCGTGAGTTGCATAACAGCATGAAGAATCTCTATGGGGAGAAGGTTAAGGATATACCATTTCCGAGACGTGAGATTTTTGGGTCAAAGAGCGAGAGTGTGGCTAAATCCCGAAGGAGGTATCTCGAGGCATACCTCCGGCGACTCCTTGTAGTTTGTGCAAAGATCCCTCAGTGTCCGATCTATGAGGGTGCTGGGGGTTGTGGTGTTACCAAGCAGAGTCTCGTAGAGTTCTCAGCCTTCTTCAAGAAGGGCCTATTTGAGTCTGGGAAACACGGAACTGGGTAA
- the LOC129810441 gene encoding kinesin-like protein Klp98A isoform X2: MSSLKVIVAVRVRPFNSRELDMGANSIVQMDGKMTRLVKPRTPASNGAVCRDPLSKDNYNEFTFDYSYWSFDHKDEHYVSQEEVYEDLGTDVINCAFQGYNCCVFAYGQTGSGKTFTMMGNAENLGLIPRICKSLFARMKVGQEAGTGYKTHVSYLEIYNERVKDLLGSHSSTHGLRVREHKTTGPYVENLSQHPVSDYEEIKECITKGNILRTTASTNMNDTSSRSHAIFTITFVQAGFTDDMPSETVSKIHLVDLAGSERANATGATGQRLKEGAHINKSLVTLGSVISALAEQTNPTNNKRILYIPYRDSVLTWLLKDSLGGNSKTIMIAAISPADCNYGETLSTLRYANRAKNIINKPTINIDPNVKLIRELREEIMKLRAMLTVDNVEELTSKVLQDLQKKEAQEKVLTEEWTEKWREAQMILREQKSLGLRKSGYGVILDSEMPHLIGIHDDISTGVTLYSLKEGETTIGTDENDNPQDIVLTGMGIHPEHCRIILSDGIATIWPTLPAQCWLNANLIEEPTRISQGDILLLGRTNMFRYNNPAEAAKLRMDLNRSRLDLSRLSLIAASRENLNSSFMSDDESMFSVKREKIYCPQEMVCRDDAEVQEENRKILETIGSALKQLNAERSQMHHQHRMKVAKLSRELNELIQEKKSQEAIFHCREQELNARREMLLWEKSNEEVQHDIKMLEDNPQPEDTSNLLLSVTQNLDNSAAQFLKETVKKNKDEIDKMEKALMEKDQILSESDKKMKMLDGKLTDLDAENQALLFERSHIDIEVLNLKKQSMSLNLKKTTDADAQTDMVNASDGSKTMDTSETYHTATSNCSIPSQLLFTPDSKTCEPFPRHGIMCDSGVSVDTNKTQEKSPKDLMRQCEEDQLSCISCDNSNGSDTAIQLQKLREQIASQKAHIMKTLETDCSDKQELDELIFQLQELQKQKQQLKTELDAIQQPEEHNDVPESLNGSDDCANSSNIAPLGLYENSLYGTSTIAQSLSSIEAPYPQQDAENYVSIPTFIMRGAGKQTHYEYEVKVCLPDGRWTLLRRYSRFRELHNSMKNLYGEKVKDIPFPRREIFGSKSESVAKSRRRYLEAYLRRLLVVCAKIPQCPIYEGAGGCGVTKQSLVEFSAFFKKGLFESGKHGTG; this comes from the exons ATGAGTTCTCTGAAAGTGATTGTAGCTGTACGGGTGCGACCGTTTAATTCTAG GGAACTCGACATGGGGGCCAATTCCATTGTCCAGATGGATGGAAAAATGACGAGATTGGTCAAGCCAAGGACTCCTGCCAGCAATGGGGCTGTTTGTAGGGATCCCCTGTCCAAGGATAATTACAATGAGTTCACATTTGATTATTCATATTGGTCCTTTGACCATAAGGATGAACATTATGTGTCCCAAGAAGAAGTTTATGAAGATTTGGGTACTGATGTAATTAACTGCGCATTTCAAG GGTACAATTGTTGCGTTTTTGCCTATGGACAGACGGGAAGTGGTAAGACTTTTACGATGATGGGAAATGCAGAAAATCTGGGACTCATTCCCAGAATCTGCAAGTCTCTCTTTGCCCGCATGAAAGTTGGTCAGGAAGCTGGAACTGGCTACAAGACCCATGTGAGTTATCTGGAAATCTACAATGAACGAGTGAAGGATCTCCTGGGATCACATTCCTCGACACATGGCCTTCGGGTCAGGGAGCATAAAACCACGGGGCCGTATGTGGAGAATCTGTCACAGCATCCCGTGAGTGACTATGAGGAGATCAAAGAATGCATTACCAAAGGGAATATCCTGCGTACTACGGCCAGTACCAATATGAATGACACTAGCAGTCGAAGTCATGCCATTTTCACCATCACATTCGTCCAGGCGGGCTTCACGGATGACATGCCGAGTGAGACTGTGAGTAAGATTCACCTGGTAGATCTCGCAGGGAGTGAACGGGCAAATGCAACAGGAGCAACGGGTCAGAGACTCAAGGAAGGGGCTCATATCAATAAATCCCTCGTGACACTGGGCAGTGTAATTTCTGCCCTGGCTGAACAAACAAATCCCACGAATAACAAGAGAATCCTCTATATTCCCTATCGGGATTCCGTGCTCACGTGGCTACTGAAGGATTCTCTGGGCGGCAATAGCAAAACCATCATGATTGCTGCCATCTCCCCGGCTGATTGCAATTACGGTGAGACTCTGAGTACTCTCAGGTATGCCAATCGAGCGAAGAATATCATCAACAAACCCACAATCAACATTGATCCTAATGTCAAGTTGATCCGGGAATTGCGCGAGGAGATCATGAAGCTACGTGCAATGCTGACGGTGGATAATGTTGAGGAGCTTACGTCGAAAGTGTTGCAGGATTTGCAGAAAAAAGAAGCCCAGGAGAAGGTGCTCACGGAGGAATGGACAGAAAAATGGCGAGAGGCCCAGATGATTCTCCGAGAACAGAAATCTCTAGGTCTGCGAAAATCAGGCTACGGGGTCATCTTGGACTCGGAAATGCCTCATCTGATTGGGATTCACGACGATATCAGCACAGGTGTTACTCTGTACAGCCTGAAGGAGGGCGAGACTACCATAGGAACAGATGAGAATGACAATCCACAGGATATTGTGCTAACAGGCATGGGAATTCACCCGGAACACTGCAGGATCATCCTTTCGGATGGAATTGCAACCATCTGGCCAACATTACCCGCTCAGTGTTGGCTCAATGCAAATCTAATAGAAGAACCCACGAGGATCTCCCAGGGAGACATTCTGCTCCTGGGCCGAACCAATATGTTCAGGTACAACAATCCAGCCGAAGCGGCAAAGCTGAGAATGGACCTAAATAGATCACGACTCGATCTATCACGATTGTCCCTGATTGCGGCATCCCGGGAGAATCTCAATAGTAGCTTCATGAGTGACGATGAATCCATGTTCAGTGTCAAGCGCGAGAAGATCTATTGCCCTCAAGAAATGGTTTGCCGAGATGATGCAGAGGTGCAGGAGGAAAATCGCAAGATACTCGAAACAATTGGCAGTGCCCTTAAGCAATTAAATGCCGAACGGAGTCAAATGCACCATCAGCATCGAATGAAGGTGGCCAAATTGTCCAGAGAACTCAATGAACTCATTCAGGAGAAGAAGagccaagaagcaatttttcacTGTCGTGAGCAAGAGCTCAATGCACGTCGGGAAATGTTGCTGTGGGAAAAAAGCAATGAGGAGGTTCAG CATGACATTAAGATGCTGGAAGATAATCCTCAGCCAGAAGACACGAGTAATTTACTGTTGAGTGTGACACAGAATTTAGATAATTCTGCAGCACAATTTCTCAAAGAAACTGTGAAGAAAAAT AAAGACGAAATtgacaaaatggaaaaagcttTAATGGAGAAAGACCAAATTCTAAGCGAaagtgataaaaagatgaagaTGTTAGATGGAAAGTTGACTGATTTAGATGCTGAAAATCAAGCACTCTTATTTGAAAGATCTCATATTGATATTGAAGTACTCAATTTAAAGAAGCAGAG CATGTCACTTAACTTGAAGAAGACTACTGATGCCGATGCACAGACTGACATGGTTAATGCGTCCGATGGTTCCAAGACAATGGATACCTCTGAAACATATCATACAGCAACATCAAATTGTTCAATTCCTTCCCAATTGCTCTTTACGCCAGATTCGAAAACGTGTGAACCCTTTCCGAGGCATGGCATTATGTGTGACAGTGGTGTCAGTGTAGATACTAATAAGACACAGGAAAAGTCTCCTAAGGATCTGATGAGACAATGTGAGGAAGATCAATTGTCTTGCATTTCCTGTGATAATTCCAATGGATCTGATACAGCAATTCAGTTGCAGAAATTACGTGAGCAAATTGCTTCGCAAAAGGCTCATATCATGAAGACTCTGGAAACTGATTGTAGTGATAAGCAGGAGTTGGATGAGTTGATATTTCAGTTGCAGGAGCTGCAGAAGCAGAAACAGCAACTCAAGACGGAATTGGATGCCATTCAGCAACCTGAGGAGCACAATGATGTCCCTGAGAGTCTCAATGGGAGCGATGACTGTGCAAATTCGTCCAATATTGCACCATTGGGACTCTATGAGAATTCTCTCTATGGTACTAGTACCATAGCCCAATCCCTGTCGTCTATAGAGGCACCGTATCCACAGCAGGATGCTGAAAATTACGTAAGTATCCCGACTTTTATAATGCGCGGAGCAGGGAAACAGACACACTATGAGTATGAGGTGAAAGTATGCCTCCCAGATGGCCGATGGACTCTCCTGCGACGCTACAGTCGCTTCCGTGAGTTGCATAACAGCATGAAGAATCTCTATGGGGAGAAGGTTAAGGATATACCATTTCCGAGACGTGAGATTTTTGGGTCAAAGAGCGAGAGTGTGGCTAAATCCCGAAGGAGGTATCTCGAGGCATACCTCCGGCGACTCCTTGTAGTTTGTGCAAAGATCCCTCAGTGTCCGATCTATGAGGGTGCTGGGGGTTGTGGTGTTACCAAGCAGAGTCTCGTAGAGTTCTCAGCCTTCTTCAAGAAGGGCCTATTTGAGTCTGGGAAACACGGAACTGGGTAA